The window AGAGTGCTGATCTGGTGATTGGATCGCGATATCAGAATGGGCAGGTCAATGTAGTGAACTGGCCCATGAGCCGGCTGTTTCTCAGCTATTCAGCCAACATTTATGCAAGGCGGGTGACGGGGCTTCAGATCTTCGATGCCACCGGTGGTTTCAAATGCTTCCGGCGGAAAGTCCTTGAGGCAATCGACCTAACTGCCGTGAAATCAAATGGTTATGCCTTTCAGATCGAAATGACGTTCAGGGTCTGGAAAAAGAAATTCCGCATTGTCGAAATCCCGATCGTCTTCGTCGACCGGACTGAAGGATCAAGCAAGATGTCCAAACAGATTGTCCGTGAGGCCGTCCTGATGGTGTGGCGCCTCAGGTGGTGGTCGATCGCGGGCCGGGTATGAGCAGCGCGCCCCGCCTGGGCAAAGATGCTGATGTGAGCGGTCGCGATTTTTTCAAAATGAGTGGATCCGGGAATGATTTTGTGTTCCTGGAGGCCCGTCCGGGCAGCGTAGACGGACTCGAAACATCTGTTGCCGTGCGTGCGCTTTGTGCGCGCGGCACGGGCGTGGGCGCGGACGGCGTTGTATTTCTGCGGGGAAAGTCCAGCAACACTATCGCTATTCGCTACTACAACAGCGACGGCTCGCTCGGCGAACTGTGCGGGAATGCGACGCTATGTGCCACGAGACTGGCACACGAGCAGGGGATGGTTGTCGGCGCTGAGCTCGCGATCGAGACGGACTCCGGGGTGGTGAACGCGCGCATGGTGGATGGGCTGCCAGAGATCGACCTCGCCCCGGTCACCGAAGTGAACGGGATAGTTACGAGGATCGAACGCCGGCCGGCTGAATCAGCGATGGGATTTGCGCGGGCGGGCGTTCCCCATGTGGTAATCGTAGTGGACGATCTGGACGCCGTGGATGTGCGTGGACGGGGGTCGCAAATCCGGCGAGATTCTTCGCTTCGGGACGGTGCTAACGTGAATTTTGTCGCTTCGTCTCCGGGCGGCAGTTGGAGGATGAGAACCTACGAGCGCGGCGTTGAGGGAGAGACGCTCGCATGCGGCACTGGCGCTGTCGCCGCGGCTATTCTCCTCACCGAATGGGGAATGGCATCGTCACCTGTTACGCTCGAGACGCGCTCGGGGCGAATGCTCGCTGTGACGATACGCCGGGACGAAGGATCATGGTATCCGTCTCTTCGTGGAAGCGCCGATATCGTTTTCGCGGGACAGCTGCGGGAGGGATTCGAGACCAGCCGTACCCCGGGGTCACACACTTCAGACAGTGGAGATGCTGGATAATGATCAACCAGACATTGCTGGGTGAGTTCGATCACGAGATGGAAAACACTCGCCGGATTCTTGAGCGGGTGCCGATGCATAATGCCTCCTGGAAACCCCATCCAAAGTCATTCAGCCTTGGCCAGCTGGCACTTCATGTCGCCGAGTTGCCTGGTTATGCAACAATGACGATTACTCAGCCGGAGCTGGACTTCAATCCTGCAGGCGGAGCGAAGTTCGAGCGTGCGAAGGCGGATACGACGGAGGAGCTTGTCGCTGGCTTCGAGCGCAGCAGAACGGCTGCCAGGGAGGCGATCGAGGGGGCGTCGGACGCCACATTGATGGAGACGTGGGCGCTCAAGAACGGTGGCAATGTCATCTTCGCAATGCCAAGGATCGCGGTTCTGAGAGGTTTCGTGATGAACCATATGATCCACCATCGGGGTCAGTTAACCGTGTACCTGAGGCTGAACGACATTGCGTTGCCGGGTATCTACGGGCCGTCGGCCGACGAACCGATGTAGGTGCCGCGATGCGCTTGGCCATAGGATCCTGCCAACAGCGAGCGAAGCCGGCGGTGGTTCGTGCCGAAGACGTGTCGACGAGTCATCTGACTTGCCACACAGCTAAAGCGTTTTCGACGCCGCATGTCGTAACACAAACAGAACGAACGAGTTATAAGCGGAACAAATAACCGAAGGATGGCGGTTCTCCACATTCCATCATCAGTTGGAGTTTACATAACATATATTATACGTACTAACCCGCCCCCGGTTTGTGAAGGGGTGGCGGATTCCCGTCGGCTTACTGGCGTCAGCTCCTCGGCTGCGGAGTTGCCGACATCTCGCCGAGGCGAACGCGCGCTTCGCCAGCCACGACGCTTTTTGAATCCTCCGCCAGCGGCGTCCACAAACGCTTGGCATCGGCTGGTTTCCCGGCAAGCTGATACGACCGCGCGGCAAAGGATTGATACCGGTGTCGGTCGGCATCGAACCGAGCCGCCGTTGCCGCCTTCTCATATGCAGCGCCAGCCTCCGCGTACTTCTTAAGCTGTTCGTAGCCCGCCGCCATCACAAGGTGAACCGAGGCGCCAAACTCTTTCGACCCGCTCGCACCGTCCGCCGCCTCGCGCAGCTGATTGACGCCTTCCTGGTACTTGCCCTGTTCGTAGAGCACCCGGGTGAGGAGGAGCCGGCCCTGGATTGCCCCATCACTTCCCTCATAGCGCGTGACCATTTTTTTCAGGTCAGACTCGGCCAGGGGCAGATTGCCGGAAGAAACGGATCGCTGGGCGGAATAATAGGCACGCTCAGCCCGCTCGTGCTTCAGATCCTGAGAGCGGTTATAAAACCACAATCCGCCGGTTGCGGCGATGAGGACGACCGCGCCCAGGGTTAGCCGCTTGTTGTGGAGCTGAAGCCAATCGCTCATCGACTCGGTGCTGCTGGAGCGGGTTTTATATGGAGTTGCAGGTTCGGTCATCGTCGCGTTATCTGAGGTTTTTGTCGGGAACTTGCGATCATTCGGGAGACCGCGCCGGCGCCCGAAACTTCAAAAGTCTTTGCACTCGGCTCAATCACGGCTGTCATTGGCTCCAAGGAACATATCGGAGCGCCGTCGGTGTCTCAACTTCACGAGCCAGACCTGAGCTCCGGAGCGGTACCACGAGTGCCTGAAACGTCTTCGGGAAATGCCCTCGGGGCGACTCGAACGCCCGGCCAACGGTTTAGGAAACCGCTGCTCTATCCACCTGAGCTACGAGGGCTCGATTGTTCTGAACAACTCTCAATCTTAAACGGTCCCTTCGCGAAATTCCGCGCACGCGCCGCAAGAGTCGTCGCCCATAACGCAATCTGGTCGTCATTTTCGCATCGCGAAGGGAAACTCCAGCTCCCCCGTCACCGGTGCGAGGTCGACAACAGAAACAACGTGGGCACCATCAGGGCCG of the Gemmatimonadaceae bacterium genome contains:
- a CDS encoding polyprenol monophosphomannose synthase — translated: MAERALVIVPTYNEKDNIARLIPAVLSQNASIDILVVDDGSPDGTGAIVDSVAASEPRVHCLHRAGKMGLGTAYLTGFKWALERDYQLVFEMDADFSHAPEMIPLFLKAIESADLVIGSRYQNGQVNVVNWPMSRLFLSYSANIYARRVTGLQIFDATGGFKCFRRKVLEAIDLTAVKSNGYAFQIEMTFRVWKKKFRIVEIPIVFVDRTEGSSKMSKQIVREAVLMVWRLRWWSIAGRV
- the dapF gene encoding diaminopimelate epimerase; the protein is MSGSGNDFVFLEARPGSVDGLETSVAVRALCARGTGVGADGVVFLRGKSSNTIAIRYYNSDGSLGELCGNATLCATRLAHEQGMVVGAELAIETDSGVVNARMVDGLPEIDLAPVTEVNGIVTRIERRPAESAMGFARAGVPHVVIVVDDLDAVDVRGRGSQIRRDSSLRDGANVNFVASSPGGSWRMRTYERGVEGETLACGTGAVAAAILLTEWGMASSPVTLETRSGRMLAVTIRRDEGSWYPSLRGSADIVFAGQLREGFETSRTPGSHTSDSGDAG
- a CDS encoding DinB family protein, whose protein sequence is MINQTLLGEFDHEMENTRRILERVPMHNASWKPHPKSFSLGQLALHVAELPGYATMTITQPELDFNPAGGAKFERAKADTTEELVAGFERSRTAAREAIEGASDATLMETWALKNGGNVIFAMPRIAVLRGFVMNHMIHHRGQLTVYLRLNDIALPGIYGPSADEPM
- a CDS encoding tetratricopeptide repeat protein produces the protein MTEPATPYKTRSSSTESMSDWLQLHNKRLTLGAVVLIAATGGLWFYNRSQDLKHERAERAYYSAQRSVSSGNLPLAESDLKKMVTRYEGSDGAIQGRLLLTRVLYEQGKYQEGVNQLREAADGASGSKEFGASVHLVMAAGYEQLKKYAEAGAAYEKAATAARFDADRHRYQSFAARSYQLAGKPADAKRLWTPLAEDSKSVVAGEARVRLGEMSATPQPRS